One genomic region from Ovis canadensis isolate MfBH-ARS-UI-01 breed Bighorn chromosome 24, ARS-UI_OviCan_v2, whole genome shotgun sequence encodes:
- the NUPR1 gene encoding nuclear protein 1, protein MATFPTAASPSRQPPGPEDEDVILDEYDLYSLAHSYPGVGGRKGRSKREAAINTNRHSPGGHERKLVTKLQNTERKKRGARP, encoded by the exons ATGGCCACCTTCCCAACAGCAGCCAGCCCGTCCAGGCAGCCCCCAGGCCCAGAGGATGAAGATGTCATCCTAGACGAGTACGACCTCTACAGCCTGGCTCATTCTTACCCGG GAGTGGGAGGCCGGAAAGGTCGCAGCAAGAGAGAAGCTGCCATCAACACCAACCGCCACAGCCCTGGTGGGCACGAGAGGAAGCTGGTGACCAAGCTTCAGAACACGGAGCGGAAAAAGCGAGGGGCACGGCCCTGA